The genomic interval CCAATAAATACTTCTTTAGAAATCTGGGGAGATAAATGGTCATTATTGATTATCAGAGATTTGATGTTTAAAAAACAATGTACTTACGGCGACTTTTTAAAATCAGAAGAAAAGATTGCGACTAATATTTTAGCCAGCAGGCTTTTAATTTTAGAAGACAATGATTTGATTACTAAACTAAATCATCCAGATAGTAAAGCCAAAGTTTTGTATCAATTAACAGAAAAAGGAATTGAATTGTTTCCTGTATTAATCGAAATCAGTTTGTGGGCTGAGAAATATTACGAAATCCCAGAAGAAAGAAAAATTGTGCTCGAAAAAGCAAAACAAAACAAAACAGCCTTTATAGAAAAAGGAATTAGAAAGATGAAAGAAGGTTTATAATTGTTAATGATTAATTATGAATTATGCTTTAGTTGTCTTTCTGAGCAGAGTCGAAGAATCTATGCAAAGTATTAATTCATCAACCATCAACCATCAACCATCAACCATCAACCATCAACCATCAACCATTAAATCACCTTCATTTTCTGCATTAAAAAAGTGGCACTTTTGTTTTTACAAATTCCGTTTCGGAGTTTATAATCGAAATGTAAATCGTTGTTTAGAATCTCAACTTCAAAACATTGATTGGTTAGAATTTCGGGAAATTCATTTGTAGTAAGACAAACTTCAATGTCATGTGTGGCGATTGCGCCGATTGCTTTTTTAGAAATTATTTTCTTTACCACTTCAATAGTTCCGTTTCTTTTATCATCAGAATTTGTACCTCTTAAAATCTCATCTAATAAAACGAAAGCTGGCTGATTTTCAAGAGCATCCATAATCTGTTTTAAACGTTTAATTTCAGCAAAAAAGTAAGATTCAGAATCTGAGAGAGAATCTGATAATCTCATTGAAACTAATACTGGAAGTGGATTAACTTTAGCTTCTGAAGCACAAACTACTGAGCCAATTCCGCTTAATACCATATTGATGCCTAAACTTCTTAAAAACGTACTTTTTCCAGACATGTTCGAACCTGTCAAAATCACAAAAGATTGCGGGTAAAATTGAGTGTCATTTCCAACTCTTGTTGCTGGATTTAATAACGGATGACTTAGATTTTTAAATTCGATAATATGTTCTGAATTGATTTCTGGAAAAACAAAATCGTCGTTATTATATGCCAAATTAGCAAGACTATTTAGAGTTTCAATTTCTCCAATAATAGAAATCCAGTTATCAATTTCAGAAGCATAATTTTCTTTCCATTTTAAAAGTGCTCTTAAAACATGAAGGTTAAATAAAAATGTTCCGTTAAATAAAGTAGCTGTAAATAAATTACTTATAGTATCCATTCTCGAGAACAATTCTGAAAGCTGTTTTAAATGCTGACTTGCTTTTTCGTTCTTGAAATTTAATTGCTCTTGTAAACGAATTAACTTTTTTGATTGAAAAGATTCATTCTCGATTTTTTCAATTAATAAACCATATTGCTTTATAATTGTATCGATGTTATCTGCCTTTGCAATTTCAGATCGAATTCTTTTTGTAGCGAATCCTAGAATAATCATATTGACAATAAAAACATACGTTAGGTAAGAAAGCAAAATGGTTTTTGAAGTAATAAAATAAGAAGTTAATAGTCCGAAAAAGAGTATAGGAAAAATTATAGAAAGTGCAACTAAAACTTTAGGCAAAGTATTATTTTTAAAAGAAATCCAATACTTTATGGCTTCATAAGATTGTTTAGAATCTTCGCCAATAATTGCTAAAGCTTGAAATTCTTGTCTCCAATCTATTTTGTTTTTTAGTTCGTTTACTGCTTCTTGATTTTCTAAAATAGAGTCTTGAGGTAGTGTATGCAATAATAAATTTGCAAGTGTTTTTTTTCCGATAAAAGAAGCCGTTCTGTTTAAATTTTGAAATAAAGAATGTTCTCCAAAAATATCCAAATCGTATGCATACGGATGATGAAAATCGATAAATTCAGCTCCGTTTTCAAAAGATGTCTTTTCTCTTTTTAAGAAAGCAATTTCATTTTTGTTGATTTTTAAAAGAGTATCAGCGAGGAGTTTTTGAAATGATAATTTGGAATGAATTCTCATTAAAACAATAAAACCAGCAAAAGATAGAACAGCTAATATTACATAAAGTATTTCGTCTGTTTTAATGTAATTAAATATAAAAAACAAAAAAAGGAAAATACTTAATAACCTCAAAAGGCTAATACTGTTGTATTTTTTGTTGGTTTTATGATATAAATCTGAATAGATATTGATTTTGTCTTGATATGCTTTCATTCTAAAATTTGCTTGAAATACAAATATAGTTTTTACGTTATAAAATCAATAGATATTCTCGTTAATCTTCGTGCATAACCAAAATTGGAATTGGAACTTCTTTTGTTATTTTTTTACTGAAGCTTGAATCGAAAATGCTTTCAAAGAAAGAACGTTTGTGCGTAATTGTGGTTAGAATATCAATGTCTTTAAAAAGAACAAAATCAAGAATAGTCTCTTTTACGTCGTCACTTGGTAAAACTAAAAATTCTACATTTTCTGCTGCAAATTCTCTTTCAAATTCTTTTCTTGCTTCGTCTGTAACATCAGAATTAGAAGTTTTTACATATAAACTTTTAACCTTCGCATCGGTCTTTTTTGCGATTTTCAATATTTTTTTAAGCTCTTTTTTGTCTTTCTCGCGATAGCGTGTTGTAAAACCAATTGTTTTTACTTTTTTGTATTTAGCCTCAATTGGAACACACAACACAGGAACTTCAACACCAGAAATTACAGATTCTGTATTTGAACCTGTAAAGAATTTTGTCCAATCAGAAACGCTATTTGTTCCCATAATAACAAAATCTGCTTTGTCTTCTTCAACCGCATTTTTTAAGTTGTAGATCAAATCACCATCCATCAATCGGTGTTTAATTACAATATCATCTAATTTGCGTTCGGCTGCAATTGTTCGAAGTTTCGGGATTTCATCTTTAAACATTTCAAATTTAGCCAGTTCAATCGAACTGTATATTGAGGCATAATTCTCTGGAAAGAATTGGCTGTCGTAAACCGGTATTTCAAATGTATGAAGCAAGATCAATTCGGCTTTTACAACTTTAGCAAATTCTAAAGCGTGGATAAATGCATTTGTGGCTGCATCTGAGAAATCGGTAGGGAATAATATCTTTTTCATCGTATTTAGAATTAAGGTTTGTCTCTCAAATTTACTCATTCTAGAACTAAAACAACCTGATAATTATCAGTATTTTAACACTTAATAATTTGTTAATATGTTCATTTTCTTGAAAATTTTGATTTTTGTTATTTGAAATGATTTTAGGCTTTTTTTGTACCTTTGCCGCATGATAAATCAAGATTCTATAGTTGCTTTGGCTACACCTTCGGGCGCTGGAGCTATCGCCATAATTCGAATTTCTGGAGCCGATGCCATAACAATTGGAAATTCGGTTTTTAAATCTATTAAAAATAAAGATTTAACCAAACAGAAAACACATACACTTCATTTAGGGCATGTTATAGACGAAAGTAAAACACTTGATGAAGTTTTAGTTTCTGTTTTTAAAGGACCAAACTCCTACACTGGAGAAGATACAATTGAAATTTCTTGTCACGGTTCGACTTATATTCAGCAACAGATTATTCAATTATTACTTCGAAAAGGCTGTAGAATGGCGGATGCAGGAGAATTTACGCTTCGAGCATTCTTAAACGGAAAGTTAGATTTATCTCAGGCAGAAGCAGTTGCCGATTTGATTTCGTCTGATAATGAAGCTTCTCACCAAATTGCCATGCAGCAAATGCGTGGTGGATTTAGTAATGAAATTGCGAAACTTCGTGAGGAACTTTTAAATTTTGCTTCTTTAATTGAATTGGAGTTGGATTTTGCAGAAGAAGATGTGGAATTTGCAGATAGAACGCAATTTCATGAATTATTGAATCGTATTGAATTTGTTTTAAAACGTTTAATTGATTCATTTGCAGTTGGAAATGTGATCAAAAACGGAATTCCTGTTGCTATTGTCGGTGAACCAAATGTTGGAAAATCGACACTTTTAAATGCTTTATTAAACGAAGAACGTGCGATTGTTTCTGATATTGCAGGAACAACTCGTGATACTATTGAAGATGAATTAGTTATTGGCGGAATTGGATTTAGATTTATTGACACTGCCGGAATTCGTGATACAAAAGATGTTGTAGAAAGCATCGGAATCAAGAAAACTTTTGAAAAAATTGAGCAAGCTCAAGTTGTAATTTATTTATTTGACGGATTAAAATTTCAAGCTTCAAGTTCTAATTTTGTTTCAGAAATCGAACAAATCAAAAACAAATATCCACTTAAACCTTTACTGATTGTTGTCAATAAAAAAGATATTTTATCGGCTGATGAAGTTGAGAATATTAAGAGTAAGTTAGAAAATTTAAATGCAAAATTGCTTTTAATTTCTGCAAAAGAAAAAATAGGAGTAGAGGATTTAAAAAATGAATTATTGTCTTTTGTAAATACAGGAGCGCTTCGTAATAACGAAACAATTGTTACGAATACAAGACATTATGATTCTTTATTAAAAGCTTTAGATGAAATTCAAAAAGTGAAATTTGGTTTAGAATCTGGACTTTCAAGTGATTTAATGGCGCTTGATATTCGTGAGGCTTTATACCAATTCGGTCTTATCACCGGTCAAGTCTCAAATGACGAATTGTTGGGGAATATATTCGCCAATTTTTGCATCGGCAAATAAAAGGGACAAAATATTACAAAGTAAAAAATAATAAAAAGAGTTAAGGTATTGGTAAATAACATCTTAGCTCTTTTTTTATTGAATTGTTTTTTGGAATATTTGGTGTTATTACGTTCAAATTTGTACCTTATTTGTACCTCGGTTTTCGAGGTACAAATTTTGTGACAAAAAGGGATTAATTATGACACAAATGAGCAAATATAAGGGTTTGTACAAACACGTATTTCTGTTAAAGAAGTTAGCAAAAATGCCTAAATATTGCTCATCGTTGGTTATGTGTCCAGAAGTATTTTAAATTCAATTCACAGATTATCAAGTGTTTGTTAAATGATATGCGGCGTTCGAAGAACATTTAAGTACGGTAGGAAACTTAAATTTAAAAACTATGAGTTCAAACATTAGGATTACCAAAATCTGCCGGTTCTGTAATAATGAATTTACAGCCAAGACAATTAAGACAAAATTCTGTTCATTAACCTGCGCCAGCAAGAACTACAAAAAGTGCAGCAGAGAAAAGAAGAAAGTACTCGACAGCCAGAAAGCCGAATCGGCAAATAGTGCTGAGATGGAAAAACTTAAAAAGCTTGCAGTTCTCAGTATTGATGAGTCAAGCATGCTTATGGGATTTAGCAGAAGAACTATTTATCGATTGATTTCGAGAAGTGAACTTACCATAAGTAAGGTAGGTTCGAGAAATTTTATTAAGCGTTCCGATATTGACCAGTTTATTGAAGGTCTGCATAAAATTAAAAAAGATGATGAAACTGTTAAAGAGTTTCCGGGAATTGAAAACTGTTATACGATTTCCGAGGCGCAGCAAAAGTTTAATGTTTCTCCTTCCGCATTGTACGGAATATTAAAGAGACAGGGAATTAGAGGATACAGCGCAGGAAAGTTTGTTTACGTTTCCAAGATGGAATTGGATTTATTATTTAATAGTAAGAGCCATGGGTAAGAGTATTGTAACACTTAGAAAAAAAGTTATTTCTCAGGGCAGAATGTCTCTGTATTTAGATTTCTATCCGCCTGTATGGGATGCAAAAGCAAATGATTTTACCAGACGCGAATTTCTAAAAATCTACGTCTATCAAAAACCTTCGGACCAGCATCAGAAAATGGCAAATACGGAAAGTCTCCATACAGCAGAGCTTATCCGTGCGCGAAGACAGAACGAAATCAATAA from Flavobacterium sp. YJ01 carries:
- a CDS encoding helix-turn-helix domain-containing protein, which encodes MSSNIRITKICRFCNNEFTAKTIKTKFCSLTCASKNYKKCSREKKKVLDSQKAESANSAEMEKLKKLAVLSIDESSMLMGFSRRTIYRLISRSELTISKVGSRNFIKRSDIDQFIEGLHKIKKDDETVKEFPGIENCYTISEAQQKFNVSPSALYGILKRQGIRGYSAGKFVYVSKMELDLLFNSKSHG
- a CDS encoding universal stress protein, producing the protein MKKILFPTDFSDAATNAFIHALEFAKVVKAELILLHTFEIPVYDSQFFPENYASIYSSIELAKFEMFKDEIPKLRTIAAERKLDDIVIKHRLMDGDLIYNLKNAVEEDKADFVIMGTNSVSDWTKFFTGSNTESVISGVEVPVLCVPIEAKYKKVKTIGFTTRYREKDKKELKKILKIAKKTDAKVKSLYVKTSNSDVTDEARKEFEREFAAENVEFLVLPSDDVKETILDFVLFKDIDILTTITHKRSFFESIFDSSFSKKITKEVPIPILVMHED
- the mnmE gene encoding tRNA uridine-5-carboxymethylaminomethyl(34) synthesis GTPase MnmE; this encodes MINQDSIVALATPSGAGAIAIIRISGADAITIGNSVFKSIKNKDLTKQKTHTLHLGHVIDESKTLDEVLVSVFKGPNSYTGEDTIEISCHGSTYIQQQIIQLLLRKGCRMADAGEFTLRAFLNGKLDLSQAEAVADLISSDNEASHQIAMQQMRGGFSNEIAKLREELLNFASLIELELDFAEEDVEFADRTQFHELLNRIEFVLKRLIDSFAVGNVIKNGIPVAIVGEPNVGKSTLLNALLNEERAIVSDIAGTTRDTIEDELVIGGIGFRFIDTAGIRDTKDVVESIGIKKTFEKIEQAQVVIYLFDGLKFQASSSNFVSEIEQIKNKYPLKPLLIVVNKKDILSADEVENIKSKLENLNAKLLLISAKEKIGVEDLKNELLSFVNTGALRNNETIVTNTRHYDSLLKALDEIQKVKFGLESGLSSDLMALDIREALYQFGLITGQVSNDELLGNIFANFCIGK
- a CDS encoding helix-turn-helix domain-containing protein, translated to MKASKKRSNCPINTSLEIWGDKWSLLIIRDLMFKKQCTYGDFLKSEEKIATNILASRLLILEDNDLITKLNHPDSKAKVLYQLTEKGIELFPVLIEISLWAEKYYEIPEERKIVLEKAKQNKTAFIEKGIRKMKEGL
- a CDS encoding DNA mismatch repair protein: MKAYQDKINIYSDLYHKTNKKYNSISLLRLLSIFLFLFFIFNYIKTDEILYVILAVLSFAGFIVLMRIHSKLSFQKLLADTLLKINKNEIAFLKREKTSFENGAEFIDFHHPYAYDLDIFGEHSLFQNLNRTASFIGKKTLANLLLHTLPQDSILENQEAVNELKNKIDWRQEFQALAIIGEDSKQSYEAIKYWISFKNNTLPKVLVALSIIFPILFFGLLTSYFITSKTILLSYLTYVFIVNMIILGFATKRIRSEIAKADNIDTIIKQYGLLIEKIENESFQSKKLIRLQEQLNFKNEKASQHLKQLSELFSRMDTISNLFTATLFNGTFLFNLHVLRALLKWKENYASEIDNWISIIGEIETLNSLANLAYNNDDFVFPEINSEHIIEFKNLSHPLLNPATRVGNDTQFYPQSFVILTGSNMSGKSTFLRSLGINMVLSGIGSVVCASEAKVNPLPVLVSMRLSDSLSDSESYFFAEIKRLKQIMDALENQPAFVLLDEILRGTNSDDKRNGTIEVVKKIISKKAIGAIATHDIEVCLTTNEFPEILTNQCFEVEILNNDLHFDYKLRNGICKNKSATFLMQKMKVI